The proteins below are encoded in one region of Phaseolus vulgaris cultivar G19833 chromosome 1, P. vulgaris v2.0, whole genome shotgun sequence:
- the LOC137816488 gene encoding probable protein phosphatase 2C 12, whose translation MAARSEHQTVPLSVLLKRELAHEKIENPEIVHGQACQSKKGEDLTLVKTECQRMVGDGVSTYSVFGMFDGHNGSAAAIYTKENLLNNVLSAIPPDLNRDEWIAALPRALVAGFVKTDKDFQEKGQKSGTTVTFVIIEGWVVTVASVGDSRCVLESSDGEIYYLSADHRLDTNEEERVRITSSGGEVGRLNTGGGAEVGPLRCWPGGLCLSRSIGDMDVGEFIVPVPHVKQVKLPTAGGRLVICSDGVWDSLPAEVALDCCRGMSPDAAAPHIVKEAVQAKGLRDDTTCIVVDILHLEKPSVSAQTRRPVKGMLKSMFRKKSSESSSCHDKEYAEPDVVEELYEEGSAMLSERFDTKYPVCNMFKLFMCAVCQVEIKPGEGISIHEGASNSTKFRPWDGPFLCSSCQEKKEAMEGKRSLGRLSSGSDD comes from the exons ATGGCTGCCAGGAGTGAACACCAAACGGTTCCTCTTTCGGTGCTCCTTAAGCGTGAATTGGCTCATGAGAAAATTGAGAATCCTGAGATTGTTCATGGTCAAGCTTGCCAAAGCAAGAAAGGGGAGGATTTAACACTGGTTAAAACAGAATGCCAAAGGATGGTGGGGGATGGGGTCTCTACATATTCAGTTTTTGGG ATGTTTGATGGACACAATGGATCTGCCGCTGCTATTTATACTAAGGAGAATCTTCTAAATAACGTTTTAAGCGCAATTCCTCCGGATCTTAACAGAGACGAGTGGATAGCAGCATTGCCCAGGGCTTTAGTTGCTGGCTTTGTAAAAACTGATAAAGATTTTCAAGAGAAAG gACAAAAATCTGGAACAACTGTCACCTTTGTGATTATAGAAGGTTGGGTTGTAACAGTGGCATCAGTTGGCGATTCCCGTTGTGTACTTGAATCTTCTGATGGTGAGATTTATTACTTGTCTGCAGATCACAGGCTAGACACGAATGAAGAGGA AAGGGTGCGAATCACCTCTAGCGGTGGTGAAGTTGGTCGGCTAAATACAGGGGGAGGTGCAGAG GTTGGTCCTTTGAGATGTTGGCCCGGTGGCTTGTGTCTCTCGCGATCTATTGGAGATATGGATGTTGGTGAATTTATTGTCCCTGTACCGCATGTAAAGCAAGTGAAG TTGCCCACTGCTGGAGGCCGGCTTGTTATCTGCAGTGATGGTGTTTGGGATTCTCTACCTGCAGAAGTAGCCCTTGATTGTTGTCGTGGCATGTCACCTGATGCCGCAGCACCGCATATTGTTAAA GAAGCTGTACAAGCAAAGGGACTTAGAGATGATACAACCTGCATCGTTGTTGATATATTACATCTGGAGAAGCCATCTGTTTCTGCACAAACAAGGAGGCCGGTAAAAGGAATGCTCAAGTCCATGTTTCGTAAAAAGTCTTCTGAATCATCTTCTTGTCACGACAAAGAGTACGCTGAGCCAGATGTTGTGGAGGAATTGTATGAAGAAGGATCTGCCATGCTTTCTGAGAG GTTCGATACTAAATATCCAGTCTGCAACATGTTTAAGTTGTTTATGTGTGCAGTATGCCAAGTAGAGATAAAACCTGGAGAGGGCATTTCAATACATGAGGGTGCATCCAATTCTACAAAATTTCGTCCCTGGGACGGACCTTTCCTGTGCTCAAGTTGCCAAGAGAAGAAAGAAGCCATGGAAGGGAAAAGATCATTAG GTAGACTTAGCAGTGGAAGTGACGACTGA
- the LOC137816490 gene encoding BRI1 kinase inhibitor 1-like: METHRHQKNTENYVPKQQIEAAPPPQLSWQQENREDQTSSSPQSSTPSSPSQEFSFTISLHHHTFPEDNSKAQPSSIALDLSPADDIFFHGHLLPLHLPSSPRSSTNSMDSFTLPIRDLLQDENHPIKDSGSNSTTSDSNSSSKRDQHNNSNNIGKKVQGKSKFNFSLFGLAKGQKGCQDSKEDKVKHKKKARFDVIHAMKKYLKMVHPKMLFKGQREKIRSGQCYSYSGNVTPRNYKQGWRGQYSAPASMRTSPTNSGLLIATTPLPSSARDSTMEELQAAIQAAIAHCKNSIAKEEKLKC; the protein is encoded by the coding sequence ATGGAGACTCATCGGCACCAAAAGAACACAGAAAACTATGTGCCAAAGCAACAAATTGAAGCAGCACCACCACCCCAATTATCATGGCAACAAGAAAACAGAGAAGACCAAACTTCATCATCACCTCAATCTTCAACACCCTCTTCCCCTTCTCAAGAGTTCTCCTTCACAATCTCCCTCCACCACCACACATTCCCTGAAGATAACTCCAAAGCTCAACCATCTTCTATTGCACTTGATTTATCTCCTGCTGATGACATTTTCTTCCATGGTCACTTGCTCCCTCTACACCTCCCTTCATCACCCCGCTCTTCAACCAATTCCATGGACAGCTTCACCCTCCCCATCAGAGACTTATTACAAGATGAAAACCACCCCATTAAGGATAGTGGCAGCAACAGCACCACCTCAGACAGCAACAGCAGCAGCAAAAGAGACCAACACAACAACAGCAACAACATAGGAAAAAAGGTACAAGGTAAGTCCAAATTTAACTTTTCATTGTTTGGATTAGCCAAGGGGCAAAAAGGGTGCCAAGATAGTAAGGAGGATAAAGTGAAGCACAAGAAGAAGGCAAGGTTTGATGTGATCCATGCAATGAAAAAGTACTTGAAAATGGTTCATCCTAAGATGCTTTTCAAAGGACAAAGAGAGAAGATTAGAAGTGGACAGTGTTATTCTTATTCAGGAAATGTCACTCCGAGAAATTACAAACAGGGTTGGAGAGGACAATATTCAGCACCAGCATCAATGAGGACTTCTCCAACAAATAGTGGCCTCTTGATTGCAACCACACCTCTTCCTTCTTCTGCTAGGGACAGTACCATGGAAGAGTTGCAAGCAGCCATTCAAGCTGCAATTGCTCACTGCAAAAATTCAATTGCAAAAGAAGAGAAACTCAAATGCTGA
- the LOC137816491 gene encoding phosphatidate phosphatase PAH2-like isoform X3 translates to MQAVGRLGGYISRGVFTVSGPFLPFGGAVDIVVVQQKDGSFKSSPWYVRFGKFHMGLKEKVKVHVSVNGVEPDFHLCLNLKGEVVFRHGDTQDEQEGESIVEGESESDSDGIIPQGGCRHFKSRSWNFDSVDKSNEEAKVVGRTRSRRSRILGLVSRSLRGEGEDGDVNFVERAEIAANLLELKWSTNLSFDHQLPRTDRKKTEGEALCNGLPLPPCKMKEESCSCSDQEGTRPKHVSNKMCPASAGCGEVRVIAEEVLQAATLVPPEVKQSVEVTKDFDIERTQMEASVLQSQQIECSHNCMCAVRDVGDTPKFRKSHTVNIGRRDCSIKNVRENTPTSEQLESLNLKEGRNTITFSFSTAMGKQEVDAQIYLWKWNTRIVISDVDGTITKSDVLGQFMPLVGIDWSQTGVAHLFSDIKENGYQLLFLSARAISQAYHTRQFLYNLKQDGKVLPDGPVVISPDGLFPSLYREGH, encoded by the exons ATGCAAGCAGTGGGAAGGCTTGGCGGCTACATCAGCCGTGGCGTGTTCACTGTTTCAGGGCCGTTTCTTCCTTTTGGTGGGGCAGTGGACATTGTTGTGGTTCAGCAGAAAGATGGGAGCTTCAAATCCTCTCCTTGGTATGTTAGGTTTGGGAAATTCCACATGGGTTTGAAGGAAAAGGTGAAGGTTCATGTCAGTGTCAATGGTGTGGAGCCTGATTTCCATTTGTGTTTGAACCTTAAGGGGGAAGTTGTTTTCCGCCATGGAGACACACAAGACGAACAAGAAGGGGAATCAATAGTTGAGGGTGAAAGTGAAAGTGACAGTGATGGTATCATACCACAGGGTGGTTGTAGGCATTTCAAGTCCAGAAGTTGGAACTTTGATTCAGTGGACAAGTCAAATGAAGAGGCTAAGGTTGTTGGTAGAACTAGGTCTCGCCGCTCCCGAATTCTTGGGCTTGTGTCGAGGTCTTTGAGAGGGGAGGGTGAAGATGGTGATGTGAATTTCGTGGAGCGTGCTGAGATTGCAGCCAACTTGTTGGAGCTGAAGTGGTCCACCAATCTCAGTTTTGATCATCAACTACCTCGTACAGACAGGAAAAAGACAGAGGGTGAGGCCTTGTGCAATGGTTTACCTTTACCACCGTGTAAAATGAAGGAGGAGTCTTGTTCTTGCAGTGATCAAGAAGGTACCAGACCAAAGCATGTGTCCAATAAGATGTGCCCTGCAAGTGCAGGGTGTGGAGAAGTTCGTGTCATTGCTGAGGAGGTCTTGCAAGCTGCAACTCTAGTTCCACCTGAG GTTAAACAAAGTGTGGAAGTTACTAAGGATTTTGACATTGAGAGAACACAAATGGAGGCCTCTGTGTTACAATCTCAGCAAATAGAATGTTCCCATAATTGTATGTGTGCTGTCAGGGATGTTGGAGACACACCAAAGTTTCGAAAATCTCATACTGTTAATATTGGTCGAAGAGATTGTTCGATTAAGAATGTTAGAGAAAATACTCCAACGTCTGAACAACTTGAGTCCTTGAATCTGAAGGAAGGAAGGAACACAATAACCTTCAGTTTCTCTACAGCTATGGGGAAGCAGGAG GTTGATGCTCAAATATATTTGTGGAAATGGAATACTCGTATAGTGATATCAGATGTAGACGGGACAATTACAAA GTCAGATGTTCTAGGACAATTCATGCCATTAGTAGGAATCGACTGGTCACAAACAGGCGTTGCTCATTTATTCTCAGATATCAAG GAAAATGGCTACCAACTACTTTTTCTCAGTGCTCGTGCAATATCTCAGGCCTATCACACCAGACAATTTCTATACAACCTTAAGCAG GATGGGAAAGTTTTACCAGATGGCCCTGTTGTCATATCCCCTGATGGACTTTTTCCTTCTCTATATCGAGAAG GACATTAA
- the LOC137816491 gene encoding phosphatidate phosphatase PAH2-like isoform X1, with protein sequence MQAVGRLGGYISRGVFTVSGPFLPFGGAVDIVVVQQKDGSFKSSPWYVRFGKFHMGLKEKVKVHVSVNGVEPDFHLCLNLKGEVVFRHGDTQDEQEGESIVEGESESDSDGIIPQGGCRHFKSRSWNFDSVDKSNEEAKVVGRTRSRRSRILGLVSRSLRGEGEDGDVNFVERAEIAANLLELKWSTNLSFDHQLPRTDRKKTEGEALCNGLPLPPCKMKEESCSCSDQEGTRPKHVSNKMCPASAGCGEVRVIAEEVLQAATLVPPEVKQSVEVTKDFDIERTQMEASVLQSQQIECSHNCMCAVRDVGDTPKFRKSHTVNIGRRDCSIKNVRENTPTSEQLESLNLKEGRNTITFSFSTAMGKQEVDAQIYLWKWNTRIVISDVDGTITKSDVLGQFMPLVGIDWSQTGVAHLFSDIKENGYQLLFLSARAISQAYHTRQFLYNLKQDGKVLPDGPVVISPDGLFPSLYREVIRRAPHEFKIACLEDIKALFPPDCNPFYAGFGNRDTDAVSYLKVGIPKGKVFIINPRGEIVVNSRCFDTQSYTSLHALVNGMFPPTNSSEQEDFNSWNYWKLPETPSAM encoded by the exons ATGCAAGCAGTGGGAAGGCTTGGCGGCTACATCAGCCGTGGCGTGTTCACTGTTTCAGGGCCGTTTCTTCCTTTTGGTGGGGCAGTGGACATTGTTGTGGTTCAGCAGAAAGATGGGAGCTTCAAATCCTCTCCTTGGTATGTTAGGTTTGGGAAATTCCACATGGGTTTGAAGGAAAAGGTGAAGGTTCATGTCAGTGTCAATGGTGTGGAGCCTGATTTCCATTTGTGTTTGAACCTTAAGGGGGAAGTTGTTTTCCGCCATGGAGACACACAAGACGAACAAGAAGGGGAATCAATAGTTGAGGGTGAAAGTGAAAGTGACAGTGATGGTATCATACCACAGGGTGGTTGTAGGCATTTCAAGTCCAGAAGTTGGAACTTTGATTCAGTGGACAAGTCAAATGAAGAGGCTAAGGTTGTTGGTAGAACTAGGTCTCGCCGCTCCCGAATTCTTGGGCTTGTGTCGAGGTCTTTGAGAGGGGAGGGTGAAGATGGTGATGTGAATTTCGTGGAGCGTGCTGAGATTGCAGCCAACTTGTTGGAGCTGAAGTGGTCCACCAATCTCAGTTTTGATCATCAACTACCTCGTACAGACAGGAAAAAGACAGAGGGTGAGGCCTTGTGCAATGGTTTACCTTTACCACCGTGTAAAATGAAGGAGGAGTCTTGTTCTTGCAGTGATCAAGAAGGTACCAGACCAAAGCATGTGTCCAATAAGATGTGCCCTGCAAGTGCAGGGTGTGGAGAAGTTCGTGTCATTGCTGAGGAGGTCTTGCAAGCTGCAACTCTAGTTCCACCTGAG GTTAAACAAAGTGTGGAAGTTACTAAGGATTTTGACATTGAGAGAACACAAATGGAGGCCTCTGTGTTACAATCTCAGCAAATAGAATGTTCCCATAATTGTATGTGTGCTGTCAGGGATGTTGGAGACACACCAAAGTTTCGAAAATCTCATACTGTTAATATTGGTCGAAGAGATTGTTCGATTAAGAATGTTAGAGAAAATACTCCAACGTCTGAACAACTTGAGTCCTTGAATCTGAAGGAAGGAAGGAACACAATAACCTTCAGTTTCTCTACAGCTATGGGGAAGCAGGAG GTTGATGCTCAAATATATTTGTGGAAATGGAATACTCGTATAGTGATATCAGATGTAGACGGGACAATTACAAA GTCAGATGTTCTAGGACAATTCATGCCATTAGTAGGAATCGACTGGTCACAAACAGGCGTTGCTCATTTATTCTCAGATATCAAG GAAAATGGCTACCAACTACTTTTTCTCAGTGCTCGTGCAATATCTCAGGCCTATCACACCAGACAATTTCTATACAACCTTAAGCAG GATGGGAAAGTTTTACCAGATGGCCCTGTTGTCATATCCCCTGATGGACTTTTTCCTTCTCTATATCGAGAAG TTATCCGGAGGGCTCCTCATGAGTTTAAAATTGCATGTTTAGAG GACATTAAGGCACTTTTTCCTCCAGATTGCAATCCATTCTATGCTGGTTTTGGCAATAGGGATACTGATGCAGTCAGCTACCTTAAGGTTGGAATCCCAAAAGGAAAAGTATTCATCATTAATCCAAGG GGAGAGATTGTTGTAAATAGTCGTTGCTTTGACACACAATCATACACCTCTCTGCATGCTCTTGTGAATGGAATGTTCCCCCCTACAAACTCATCTGAACAG GAGGATTTTAATTCATGGAATTACTGGAAATTACCTGAGACTCCTTCTGCTATGTGA
- the LOC137816491 gene encoding nuclear elongation and deformation protein 1-like isoform X2 — translation MQAVGRLGGYISRGVFTVSGPFLPFGGAVDIVVVQQKDGSFKSSPWYVRFGKFHMGLKEKVKVHVSVNGVEPDFHLCLNLKGEVVFRHGDTQDEQEGESIVEGESESDSDGIIPQGGCRHFKSRSWNFDSVDKSNEEAKVVGRTRSRRSRILGLVSRSLRGEGEDGDVNFVERAEIAANLLELKWSTNLSFDHQLPRTDRKKTEGEALCNGLPLPPCKMKEESCSCSDQEGTRPKHVSNKMCPASAGCGEVRVIAEEVLQAATLVPPEVDAQIYLWKWNTRIVISDVDGTITKSDVLGQFMPLVGIDWSQTGVAHLFSDIKENGYQLLFLSARAISQAYHTRQFLYNLKQDGKVLPDGPVVISPDGLFPSLYREVIRRAPHEFKIACLEDIKALFPPDCNPFYAGFGNRDTDAVSYLKVGIPKGKVFIINPRGEIVVNSRCFDTQSYTSLHALVNGMFPPTNSSEQEDFNSWNYWKLPETPSAM, via the exons ATGCAAGCAGTGGGAAGGCTTGGCGGCTACATCAGCCGTGGCGTGTTCACTGTTTCAGGGCCGTTTCTTCCTTTTGGTGGGGCAGTGGACATTGTTGTGGTTCAGCAGAAAGATGGGAGCTTCAAATCCTCTCCTTGGTATGTTAGGTTTGGGAAATTCCACATGGGTTTGAAGGAAAAGGTGAAGGTTCATGTCAGTGTCAATGGTGTGGAGCCTGATTTCCATTTGTGTTTGAACCTTAAGGGGGAAGTTGTTTTCCGCCATGGAGACACACAAGACGAACAAGAAGGGGAATCAATAGTTGAGGGTGAAAGTGAAAGTGACAGTGATGGTATCATACCACAGGGTGGTTGTAGGCATTTCAAGTCCAGAAGTTGGAACTTTGATTCAGTGGACAAGTCAAATGAAGAGGCTAAGGTTGTTGGTAGAACTAGGTCTCGCCGCTCCCGAATTCTTGGGCTTGTGTCGAGGTCTTTGAGAGGGGAGGGTGAAGATGGTGATGTGAATTTCGTGGAGCGTGCTGAGATTGCAGCCAACTTGTTGGAGCTGAAGTGGTCCACCAATCTCAGTTTTGATCATCAACTACCTCGTACAGACAGGAAAAAGACAGAGGGTGAGGCCTTGTGCAATGGTTTACCTTTACCACCGTGTAAAATGAAGGAGGAGTCTTGTTCTTGCAGTGATCAAGAAGGTACCAGACCAAAGCATGTGTCCAATAAGATGTGCCCTGCAAGTGCAGGGTGTGGAGAAGTTCGTGTCATTGCTGAGGAGGTCTTGCAAGCTGCAACTCTAGTTCCACCTGAG GTTGATGCTCAAATATATTTGTGGAAATGGAATACTCGTATAGTGATATCAGATGTAGACGGGACAATTACAAA GTCAGATGTTCTAGGACAATTCATGCCATTAGTAGGAATCGACTGGTCACAAACAGGCGTTGCTCATTTATTCTCAGATATCAAG GAAAATGGCTACCAACTACTTTTTCTCAGTGCTCGTGCAATATCTCAGGCCTATCACACCAGACAATTTCTATACAACCTTAAGCAG GATGGGAAAGTTTTACCAGATGGCCCTGTTGTCATATCCCCTGATGGACTTTTTCCTTCTCTATATCGAGAAG TTATCCGGAGGGCTCCTCATGAGTTTAAAATTGCATGTTTAGAG GACATTAAGGCACTTTTTCCTCCAGATTGCAATCCATTCTATGCTGGTTTTGGCAATAGGGATACTGATGCAGTCAGCTACCTTAAGGTTGGAATCCCAAAAGGAAAAGTATTCATCATTAATCCAAGG GGAGAGATTGTTGTAAATAGTCGTTGCTTTGACACACAATCATACACCTCTCTGCATGCTCTTGTGAATGGAATGTTCCCCCCTACAAACTCATCTGAACAG GAGGATTTTAATTCATGGAATTACTGGAAATTACCTGAGACTCCTTCTGCTATGTGA